A single genomic interval of Lathyrus oleraceus cultivar Zhongwan6 chromosome 7, CAAS_Psat_ZW6_1.0, whole genome shotgun sequence harbors:
- the LOC127101829 gene encoding secreted RxLR effector protein 161: protein MVPGVKLSVKGDGISVDATQYKQLIGCLLYITTTRPDIMYTVCLLSRYMQAPTRQHMLAAKRVLRYLKGTLTYGIWYKKNAGNECLLGYTDSDYAGDVDDRKSTSGYVFVLAGGAISWASKKQPVVTLSTSEAEFVAASQCATQCVWLKRILEVMGWTSSVKEGTKIWCDNSSTIKLSKNPVLHGRSKHIDVRFHFLRDLVRDDIIELEHCGTHEQVADVMTKAVKLDIFQRLRGKLDMRDLAEFNHEEVN from the coding sequence ATGGTACCCGGTGTTAAGTTATCTGTAAAAGGTGATGGTATCTCTGTTGATGCAACTCAATACAAGCAGCTCATTGGCTGTCTGTTGTATATCACAACCACAAGACCTGATATAATGTATACAGTTTGCTTGCTAAGTAGATATATGCAAGCCCCAACAAGACAACACATGTTAGCAGCAAAGAGAGTTCTCAGGTATCTGAAGGGGACACTCACTTATGGTATATGGTACAAGAAAAATGCTGGGAATGAATGTCTATTAGGTTACACAGACAGTGACTATGCAGGTGATGTGGATGATAGGAAAAGTACAAGTGGGTATGTGTTCGTTCTAGCAGGAGGAGCTATTTCATGGGCTTCTAAGAAGCAGCCTGTCGTCACTCTCTCCACATCAGAGGCAGAATTCGTTGCAGCATCTCAATGTGCTACTCAGTGTGTGTGGTTGAAGAGAATTCTGGAGGTGATGGGATGGACATCAAGTGTGAAGGAAGGTACAAAGATCTGGTGTGACAATAGTTCCACAATTAAGCTTTCTAAGAATCCTGTTCTCCATGGAAGGAGTAAACATATTGATGTAAGGTTTCACTTTCTAAGAGACTTAGTTAGAGATGACATAATAGAATTGGAGCACTGTGGAACACATGAACAAGTTGCTGATGTAATGACTAAGGCAGTCAAGTTGGATATTTTTCAGAGACTCAGAGGAAAGCTCGACATGCGTGACTTAGCAGAGTTCAATCATGAGGAAGTGAACTGA
- the LOC127102163 gene encoding uncharacterized protein LOC127102163, with protein MKMKCQGNARVQRAQLNRLRREFEVLAMKQGEAIGDYFSRVMMIANDMRNYGEDMADVKIVEKILRTLTKKWNYIVCSIEESKDIDELFFDALQSSLLVHEQKFKKDGDEEHALKVSYDERNGGRGRGRSTFRGGRGRGRGRQSYNRATVECYTCH; from the coding sequence ATGAAGATGAAATGTCAAGGGAATGCTCGAGTTCAAAGGGCTCAACTCAACCGCCTTCGCAGAGAGTTTGAGGTCCTAGCTATGAAACAAGGTGAAGCAATTGGTGATTATTTTAGCCGAGTGATGATGATTGCAAATGATATGAGAAATTACGGAGAGGATATGGCTGATGTCAAGATCGTAGAGAAGATCTTGAGAACCCTCACTAAAAAATGGAACTATATAGTTTGTTCCATAGAAGAGTCAAAGGACATTGATGAGCTCTTTTTTGATGCTTTGCAGAGTTCTCTTCTTGTCCATGAACAAAAGTTTAAGAAAGATGGAGACGAAGAACATGCTCTCAAGGTGTCCTATGATGAAAGAAATGGTGGAAGAGGACGAGGAAGAAGCACTTTCAGAGGAGGAAGAGGCAGAGGCAGGGGTCGACAAAGTTACAACAGGGCGACCGTCGAATGCTACACATGCCATTAG
- the LOC127102162 gene encoding NADP-dependent malic enzyme, producing the protein MENTLKPLRDGESVLDLSPRSCVGGGVEDVYGEDRATEDQLVTPWTFSVASGYSLMRDPQYNKGLAFTEKERDAHYLRGLLPPVVSSQQLQEKKLMHNIRQYEVPLQKYMAMMDLQERNERLFYKLLIDNVEELLPIVYTPVVGEACQKYGSIFKRPQGLYISLKEKGKILEVLKNWPERSIQVIVVTDGERILGLGDLGCQGMGIPVGKLALYSALGGVRPSACLPITIDVGTNNEKLLNDEFYIGLRQKRATGKEYYDLLHEFMSAVKQNYGEKVLVQFEDFANHNAFELLAKYGTTHLVFNDDIQGTASVVLAGVVAALKLIGGTLPEHTFLFLGAGEAGTGIAELIALEMSKQTKAPIEESRKKIWLVDSKGLIVSSRVNSLQHFKKPWAHEHEPVSTLIEAVKVIKPTVLIGSSGVGKTFTKEVVEAMTANNKIPLILALSNPTSQSECTAEEAYQWSEGRAIFASGSPFDPVEYKGKVYYSGQANNAYIFPGFGLGLVMSGAIRVHDDMLLAASEALAKQVTEENYKKGLTYPPFSDIRKISANIAANVAAKAYELGLATHLPRPQDLVKYAESCMYSPLYRNYR; encoded by the exons ATGGAGAATACGCTTAAGCCCCTTAGAGATGGTGAGTCGGTGCTGGACCTTAGCCCAAGATCCTGCGTCGGTGGCGGTGTTGAGGATGTCTACGGCGAGGATCGTGCCACCGAGGATCAACTTGTCACCCCTTGGACTTTCTCTGTTGCAAG TGGTTACTCTTTGATGAGAGATCCACAATACAATAAAGGGCTTGCTTTCACCGAAAAAGAGAGGGATGCACACTATTTGCGTGGCCTCTTACCTCCTGTTGTCAGCTCTCAGCAACTTCAG GAGAAGAAACTTATGCATAACATCCGTCAATACGAGGTTCCCTTGCAAAAGTACATGGCCATGATGGACCTTCAG GAGAGGAATGAAAGACTGTTTTATAAACTTCTTATCGACAATGTTGAAGAATTACTCCCGATTGTATATACTCCGGTTGTTGGCGAGGCTTGCCAGAAATATGGGAGCATATTCAAGCGTCCTCAGGGTCTTTACATTAGTTTGAAAGAAAA AGGTAAAATTCTAGAGGTTTTGAAAAACTGGCCAGAAAGGAGTATTCAAGTTATTGTTGTAACAGACGGTGAACGGATTTTGGGACTCGGAGATCTCGGATGCCAG GGTATGGGAATTCCTGTTGGTAAATTGGCTTTGTACTCGGCACTGGGAGGAGTTCGTCCTTCAGCA TGTTTGCCGATTACGATTGACGTGGGGACAAATAATGAGAAATTACTGAATGATGAGTTTTACATTGGCCTTAGACAAAAGAGGGCAACTGGGAAG GAATACTATGACCTTCTGCACGAATTCATGTCTGCGGTGAAGCAAAACTACGGCGAAAAAGTTCTTGTTCAG TTTGAAGATTTTGCAAATCACAATGCTTTTGAGTTGCTTGCGAAATACGGTACAACGCATCTAGTTTTCAACGACGATATACAG GGGACTGCATCTGTTGTTTTAGCTGGAGTTGTAGCAGCCTTGAAGCTCATTGGCGGTACCCTACCGGAGCATACATTCCTCTTCCTTGGTGCTGGAGAA GCGGGAACTGGTATAGCCGAGCTAATTGCTCTTGAGATGTCAAAGCAG ACTAAAGCACCTATTGAAGAGAGTCGTAAGAAGATATGGCTCGTAGATTCAAAG GGTTTAATTGTTAGTTCGCGGGTGAATTCACTTCAACACTTCAAGAAGCCCTGGGCTCATGAACACGAACCTGTTAGCACTCTCATTGAGGCCGTTAAG GTAATCAAGCCTACAGTTTTGATTGGATCATCAGGAGTGGGGAAAACATTTACGAAGGAAGTAGTCGAGGCTATGACAGCAAACAATAAG ATTCCTCTCATTTTGGCTCTTTCCAATCCAACCTCACAGTCCGAGTGTACAGCCGAAGAGGCATACCAATGGAGTGAG GGTCGTGCAATTTTCGCTAGCGGAAGTCCATTTGATCCTGTTGAATACAAAGGCAAAGTTTATTATTCTGGCCAG GCCAACAATGCTTACATTTTCCCAGGCTTTGGTTTGGGTTTAGTAATGTCGGGAGCGATCCGAGTACACGATGACATGCTTCTAGCAGCAT CCGAAGCGTTGGCGAAGCAAGTGACAGAAGAGAACTACAAAAAGGGCTTGACTTATCCACCTTTCTCTGATATCAGAAAAATCTCAGCCAACATAGCTGCAAATGTTGCTGCCAAGGCATATGAACTAG GCTTGGCTACGCATCTTCCTCGTCCTCAGGATCTTGTCAAGTATGCTGAGAGTTGCATGTATTCGCCTTTGTACCGCAACTATAGATGA